One window of Chryseobacterium indologenes genomic DNA carries:
- a CDS encoding tetratricopeptide repeat protein yields the protein MEKFQRYYLSFLLLIVYTNTIAQVNCNAVEGENCKKACELYNWASDLQGFAESQEGFDKAIELCPDFSLAYMEKAVPYLKNGDFVTWKILIDKAVALDPQMNLGYRGWTKFQFLRDYKGAIQDLDQLKKYYPGDLGRSQNGDYNLDVVRAMSYSALGQKEKAAGIIERLLATRGYVKGMFDHYQLGVTYFELERYDKALENFEKQSKEYNFAENIYFKSKVSKIRNKDYLDLKMLALQTYDEGKTMKDVYTHHFNKVYRKEIEEL from the coding sequence ATGGAAAAGTTTCAGAGGTATTACCTTAGCTTTTTGTTGCTTATCGTTTACACCAATACTATTGCACAGGTCAACTGTAATGCAGTAGAGGGTGAGAACTGCAAAAAAGCGTGTGAGTTATACAACTGGGCTTCAGATTTACAAGGTTTCGCAGAATCTCAGGAAGGCTTTGATAAAGCTATCGAGCTGTGTCCTGATTTCTCCCTTGCTTATATGGAAAAAGCAGTTCCATATCTTAAGAACGGAGATTTCGTAACCTGGAAAATTTTAATTGATAAAGCCGTTGCTTTAGATCCTCAAATGAACCTTGGATACAGAGGCTGGACCAAGTTTCAGTTTCTAAGAGATTATAAAGGGGCTATTCAGGATTTAGACCAACTAAAAAAATATTATCCCGGAGACCTAGGAAGATCTCAAAACGGGGACTATAATCTGGATGTAGTAAGAGCTATGTCCTACAGCGCGTTAGGACAGAAAGAAAAAGCGGCAGGGATTATAGAAAGGCTTCTGGCTACCAGAGGTTATGTGAAGGGAATGTTTGATCATTATCAATTGGGAGTCACTTACTTCGAGCTGGAAAGGTATGACAAAGCCCTGGAAAATTTTGAAAAACAAAGCAAAGAATACAACTTTGCCGAGAATATATACTTTAAAAGTAAAGTTTCTAAGATCAGAAACAAAGATTATTTAGATTTAAAAATGTTAGCCCTGCAAACGTATGATGAGGGAAAGACCATGAAAGATGTCTACACTCATCACTTTAACAAAGTCTACAGAAAAGAGATTGAAGAACTGTAG
- the miaB gene encoding tRNA (N6-isopentenyl adenosine(37)-C2)-methylthiotransferase MiaB: protein MQEKYIDETKQGEAFAIAERPENSKKLFLESYGCQMNFSDSEIVASILNEQGYNTTMKVEEADLILLNTCSIREKAEQTVRMRLSQFKNLKKEKPNMTVGVLGCMAERLKTKFLEEEQLVDLVVGPDAYRDLPNLLKETDDGRDAINVILSKEETYADINPVRLGGNGVTAFVTITRGCDNMCTFCVVPFTRGRERSRDPHSIIDECKDLANNGYKEITLLGQNVDSYLWYGGGPKKDFAKASEMQKATAVNFAQLLDLVAKAVPELRIRFSTSNPQDMSLDVFKMMAKHDNICKYVHLPVQSGSNNMLEAMNRQHTREEYLDLIKKAKEIVPEVAFSQDMIVGFCNESEEDHQDTLSLMREVEYDYGYMFAYSERPGTPAHKKMEDNIPADVKQRRLAEVIALQGELSKQRMKSYVGRMHQILIEGISKKNKNQWKGRNSQNAVCVFDQLEGQKIGDIVNVFVYDNTQGTLLGRTAE from the coding sequence GTGCAGGAAAAATATATAGACGAAACAAAACAGGGCGAAGCTTTTGCTATTGCAGAAAGACCGGAGAACTCTAAAAAACTGTTTTTAGAAAGCTATGGCTGTCAGATGAACTTCTCTGACTCTGAAATTGTTGCATCCATTCTCAATGAACAGGGTTATAATACAACAATGAAAGTTGAAGAAGCTGACCTGATTCTTTTAAATACATGTTCCATCCGGGAAAAAGCAGAACAGACCGTGAGAATGCGTCTTTCTCAATTCAAAAACCTGAAAAAAGAAAAACCGAATATGACGGTGGGAGTTTTAGGTTGTATGGCGGAAAGATTAAAAACCAAATTTTTAGAAGAAGAACAGCTAGTTGACCTTGTTGTAGGTCCTGATGCCTATAGAGATTTACCTAATCTTTTAAAAGAAACTGACGATGGAAGAGATGCAATTAACGTGATCCTTTCCAAAGAAGAAACCTATGCAGATATCAATCCTGTTCGTTTAGGAGGAAACGGTGTTACCGCTTTTGTTACCATTACCAGAGGTTGTGATAACATGTGTACATTCTGTGTGGTTCCTTTTACCAGAGGAAGAGAAAGAAGCCGTGACCCACACTCTATCATAGATGAGTGTAAAGATCTTGCCAACAACGGATATAAAGAAATTACCCTTTTAGGACAGAACGTAGACTCTTACCTTTGGTACGGAGGAGGGCCTAAAAAAGATTTTGCCAAAGCTTCTGAAATGCAGAAGGCAACTGCTGTAAATTTTGCTCAATTGCTTGATTTGGTGGCTAAAGCTGTTCCGGAATTAAGAATAAGATTCTCCACTTCAAATCCGCAGGATATGAGCCTGGATGTATTTAAAATGATGGCAAAACACGATAACATCTGTAAATATGTACACCTTCCTGTACAAAGCGGAAGCAATAATATGCTTGAAGCGATGAACAGACAGCATACCCGTGAAGAATACCTTGATCTGATTAAAAAAGCAAAAGAAATTGTTCCGGAAGTAGCTTTTTCTCAGGATATGATCGTTGGATTCTGTAATGAATCAGAAGAAGACCACCAGGATACCTTAAGCCTGATGAGAGAAGTGGAATATGACTACGGGTATATGTTTGCTTACTCGGAAAGACCGGGAACTCCGGCTCACAAGAAAATGGAAGACAATATTCCTGCCGATGTGAAGCAGAGACGTCTTGCTGAGGTTATTGCCCTTCAGGGCGAGCTTTCAAAACAAAGAATGAAATCTTATGTAGGAAGAATGCATCAGATTCTGATTGAAGGAATTTCCAAAAAGAATAAAAACCAATGGAAAGGAAGAAACTCTCAGAATGCCGTATGTGTCTTTGATCAGCTTGAAGGACAGAAAATAGGTGACATTGTGAACGTTTTTGTCTATGACAATACACAAGGCACGCTTTTAGGGAGAACAGCGGAATAA
- a CDS encoding energy transducer TonB: MKKTFIIFFLAFVSLYKAQILDEYPEKQTFYEGGMVNFYKDVHEFLINSKLKECDDKEIYQPRIIITEKSEVKFIKDQDTANIARNKCAYDLSREILKNLKKWKPAEAKGWKIGAITEFILYPKDVMSNYQPGYDANKFVAHTKYPEGSKVFHTLFHDNFMTIFSDYQLNGKVNLEFYISKDGYITNPRIYPEVDNKNFNIDFMRTLARMKKIWIPAFYKDIPIVERISFPVQFSITFTER, from the coding sequence ATGAAAAAGACTTTTATTATATTTTTTCTGGCTTTTGTATCTCTTTATAAGGCGCAGATACTTGATGAATATCCGGAGAAACAAACCTTTTATGAAGGAGGAATGGTTAATTTTTACAAAGATGTTCATGAATTTCTTATTAATAGTAAATTGAAGGAATGTGATGATAAAGAAATTTATCAACCTAGAATTATCATCACCGAAAAATCTGAAGTTAAATTTATTAAAGATCAGGATACGGCTAATATTGCAAGGAACAAATGTGCATATGATCTTTCCAGAGAAATTCTTAAAAATCTTAAAAAATGGAAGCCGGCTGAAGCAAAAGGCTGGAAAATTGGAGCTATTACTGAGTTTATTTTATATCCAAAAGATGTAATGAGCAATTATCAGCCTGGTTATGATGCCAATAAATTTGTAGCGCATACCAAATACCCTGAAGGATCTAAAGTTTTTCATACCTTATTTCATGATAATTTTATGACGATTTTTTCAGATTATCAGCTTAATGGGAAAGTAAATCTGGAGTTCTATATCAGTAAAGACGGATATATTACTAATCCCAGAATTTATCCTGAAGTTGATAATAAAAATTTCAATATTGATTTTATGCGGACTCTTGCAAGGATGAAAAAAATCTGGATACCAGCTTTCTATAAAGATATTCCTATTGTTGAGAGGATTTCATTTCCGGTACAGTTTTCAATAACATTTACTGAAAGATAA
- a CDS encoding thiamine pyrophosphate-dependent enzyme: protein MAKNIAEQIVEMLENANVKRIYAVTGDSLNHLNIAVKKSSIQWIHVRHEEVGAYAAAAEAELDGLAVCAGSCGPGHVHLINGVYEAHRSHVPMLVIASTIPSDEMGMDYFQETNTIKLFDDCSYYNQMITRPEQVQRTVQTAIQHAISKKGVAVIGLPGDVSELDAEEGSTSTQVFKTNPVIRPSDDELKKLATLVNGSKKVTLYCGVGAGEASAEVIELSKLLKAPVGYSFRGKMAIQPNNPNEVGLTGLLGFPSAYHAMHEADLVLLLGTDFPYQKFMPVKNKIVQIDESPERLGRRAKLELGLAGDIKETIKALLPLLEEKTDVHFLNEQLAFYDKVKESQLEYVKDFGKENAIQPEYVAHTLDKLAKKDAIFTVDTGMCCVWGARFITGTGERKMLGSFNHGSMANAMPMAIGAALAHPEKEVIAMCGDGGLSMLLGDMATIFQYKLPIKLIVFNNRTLGMVKLEMEVGGMPDNETDMINPDFAMVAHAMGYPGKNVHLPEEVESAIKECLDHNGPYLLNIFTNPNALALPPKIEFDQIMGMTKSMAQLMLGGKMDEVFETVKTNYKHIKGLL from the coding sequence ATGGCAAAAAATATTGCAGAGCAGATTGTTGAAATGCTCGAAAATGCCAATGTGAAAAGAATTTATGCAGTGACGGGTGACAGTCTCAACCATCTGAATATTGCCGTCAAAAAAAGCAGCATCCAATGGATCCATGTAAGACACGAGGAAGTAGGAGCTTATGCAGCTGCTGCAGAGGCCGAATTAGATGGCTTGGCAGTATGTGCAGGAAGTTGCGGCCCGGGACACGTTCACCTTATCAATGGAGTATATGAAGCACACAGATCCCATGTTCCTATGCTGGTGATTGCCTCTACGATTCCCAGTGATGAAATGGGAATGGATTACTTTCAGGAAACCAATACAATAAAACTCTTTGATGATTGCAGTTACTATAACCAGATGATTACACGTCCAGAACAGGTGCAGAGAACTGTTCAGACTGCTATTCAACATGCAATTTCGAAAAAAGGAGTTGCAGTAATAGGTCTTCCGGGAGATGTTTCCGAACTGGATGCAGAAGAAGGATCTACTTCTACCCAAGTTTTTAAAACCAATCCTGTTATAAGACCCTCTGATGATGAATTGAAGAAACTGGCAACATTAGTGAATGGAAGCAAAAAAGTAACATTATACTGCGGAGTCGGAGCGGGTGAAGCGAGTGCAGAAGTTATAGAGCTGTCTAAACTTTTAAAAGCACCTGTAGGATATTCATTCCGGGGAAAAATGGCCATTCAGCCTAATAATCCTAATGAAGTGGGACTGACCGGGCTGCTGGGATTTCCTTCAGCATATCATGCAATGCACGAAGCAGATCTGGTTCTTCTTTTAGGAACCGATTTTCCGTATCAGAAATTCATGCCGGTAAAAAATAAAATTGTACAGATAGATGAAAGTCCGGAAAGATTGGGAAGAAGGGCAAAGCTGGAATTAGGCCTTGCAGGAGACATCAAAGAAACGATAAAAGCATTGCTCCCTTTATTGGAAGAAAAAACAGATGTTCACTTTCTGAATGAGCAGCTGGCGTTTTATGATAAAGTAAAAGAAAGTCAGTTGGAATATGTAAAAGATTTTGGAAAAGAAAATGCCATTCAGCCGGAATATGTGGCCCATACTTTAGATAAGCTTGCCAAAAAAGATGCTATTTTTACTGTTGATACCGGAATGTGCTGTGTTTGGGGAGCCCGGTTTATTACAGGAACAGGAGAAAGGAAAATGCTTGGGTCTTTTAATCATGGATCAATGGCCAATGCAATGCCAATGGCAATCGGAGCTGCTTTAGCCCATCCTGAAAAAGAGGTTATTGCCATGTGTGGGGATGGAGGATTATCTATGCTGTTAGGAGATATGGCGACTATTTTTCAGTATAAATTACCGATAAAACTGATCGTTTTCAACAACAGAACGCTGGGAATGGTAAAGCTTGAAATGGAAGTCGGCGGAATGCCCGATAATGAAACAGATATGATCAATCCCGACTTTGCTATGGTAGCCCATGCAATGGGATATCCCGGTAAGAATGTACATCTTCCCGAAGAAGTGGAAAGCGCGATCAAAGAATGCTTAGATCACAACGGACCTTATCTTCTGAATATTTTTACCAATCCCAATGCACTGGCTCTTCCTCCTAAAATTGAATTTGATCAGATCATGGGAATGACCAAATCTATGGCTCAACTGATGCTTGGCGGTAAAATGGATGAGGTTTTTGAAACAGTAAAGACCAATTATAAACACATCAAAGGCCTGCTGTAA
- the lysA gene encoding diaminopimelate decarboxylase — protein sequence MNSKELLKIANEFGTPVYVYDAESIKVQYEKLTSSFLKHTKFFYAAKALTNINILKYVKNLGASLDCVSINEVKLGLKAGFSKEKILFTPNCVDLAEIEEAMTFGVHINIDNISILEQFGNKYGNTYPILVRINPHIFAGGNYKISTGHIDSKFGISIHQVRHIERVMKSTNLNVEGLHMHTGSEIKDPDVFLQALEIMLELSEHFPNLKYLDMGSGFKIPYQDSEEETDVRTLGKKVEKVISEFSKSTGKKFELWFEPGKFLVGKSGYLLVKANVIKQTTATVFVGVNSGFNHLIRPMFYDSYHMIENLSNPKGAERIYTVVGNICETDTFAWDRKLNEVREGDILAFHNAGAYGFEMSSNFNSRLKPAEVLFLDGKAHLIRKRDEFEDLLRNQIEVVM from the coding sequence ATGAATTCAAAAGAATTACTAAAGATTGCCAATGAGTTTGGTACACCGGTGTATGTTTATGATGCGGAGTCCATCAAAGTTCAATACGAAAAACTTACATCTTCTTTTTTAAAACATACAAAGTTCTTCTATGCAGCGAAGGCATTGACGAATATCAATATCCTTAAGTATGTCAAGAACCTGGGTGCTTCTTTGGATTGTGTATCTATTAATGAAGTTAAACTTGGATTAAAAGCAGGATTCTCAAAAGAGAAAATATTGTTTACTCCAAATTGTGTTGACTTGGCTGAAATAGAGGAAGCAATGACTTTTGGTGTTCATATAAACATTGATAACATTTCTATTCTTGAGCAATTCGGGAACAAGTATGGAAATACCTATCCTATTTTAGTAAGAATCAACCCGCATATTTTTGCCGGAGGGAATTATAAAATTTCAACAGGGCATATCGATAGTAAATTCGGGATTTCCATTCACCAGGTTCGTCACATCGAAAGAGTGATGAAAAGTACAAACCTGAATGTGGAAGGACTTCATATGCACACAGGAAGTGAGATCAAAGATCCGGATGTATTTTTACAGGCTTTGGAAATCATGTTAGAGCTTTCCGAGCATTTCCCGAACCTGAAATATCTGGATATGGGAAGTGGTTTCAAAATCCCTTATCAGGATAGTGAGGAAGAAACTGATGTAAGAACATTAGGAAAAAAAGTAGAAAAAGTAATTTCTGAATTTTCAAAATCTACAGGAAAAAAATTCGAGTTATGGTTTGAACCAGGGAAATTCTTAGTTGGGAAAAGCGGATATTTATTGGTAAAAGCTAATGTGATCAAGCAGACAACGGCTACTGTTTTTGTGGGAGTGAATTCCGGATTCAATCACCTTATCCGTCCAATGTTCTATGATTCTTACCACATGATTGAAAACTTATCCAATCCAAAAGGAGCAGAAAGAATTTATACCGTAGTAGGAAACATTTGTGAAACAGATACTTTCGCTTGGGACAGAAAACTGAACGAAGTAAGAGAAGGAGATATTCTTGCCTTCCATAATGCAGGAGCTTATGGTTTTGAAATGAGTTCCAACTTCAACTCAAGATTAAAACCTGCAGAAGTGTTATTCCTGGACGGGAAAGCCCACCTGATCCGTAAAAGAGATGAGTTTGAAGACTTACTGAGAAATCAGATCGAAGTTGTGATGTAA
- a CDS encoding 3'-5' exonuclease gives MYSIIDIESNGAGYRNECIIDIAIYRYDGQKITDQFISLVNPESDITPFVQKLTSITPKMVKTAPKFHEIAKRVIEITQNTTLVGHNIDFDYRMLRQSFKRLGYDFKINTLDTIPLAKKLIPDEVSYSLGKLVKSLGIPLTNHHRAEGDARATLELFKLLVSKDTENEIIQKQHDESNAKTYINKIKELTQDLPNDKGFVYFQDEAGRIIFSDYVQDINKFSKKVFNSKSKKWENIQKEVEQINFELTGTDIIAKLILNSKNIKKKEVLPFGLYFRNNKYVVEKNTLNKTEKPGLKFRSFTQGTKAVQFIGLQEEFNDYTALKQKIEFRKRNELWLGPGRKLGEKLFLIIENGKVISFGFYELFTQIQTLSKLAKLKIDLPLSSADLNNELQLALLRGDFETLPLPK, from the coding sequence ATGTATTCAATTATAGATATAGAAAGTAATGGTGCAGGTTATAGAAATGAATGCATTATCGATATCGCCATCTACAGATATGATGGTCAGAAAATTACGGACCAGTTTATATCCCTTGTAAACCCTGAAAGTGATATTACTCCTTTTGTACAGAAACTGACCAGTATTACCCCAAAAATGGTCAAAACCGCTCCGAAATTTCATGAAATTGCCAAAAGAGTTATAGAAATAACTCAAAATACAACATTGGTAGGTCATAATATTGATTTTGATTACAGAATGCTTCGCCAGTCCTTCAAAAGGCTTGGTTATGATTTTAAAATCAATACTTTAGATACTATTCCTTTAGCGAAAAAACTGATTCCCGATGAGGTAAGTTACTCGCTGGGGAAGCTGGTGAAATCACTGGGGATTCCTTTGACCAATCATCACAGGGCTGAAGGTGATGCAAGAGCTACGCTGGAACTTTTTAAACTCCTGGTTTCAAAAGATACTGAAAACGAAATCATTCAGAAACAGCACGATGAATCTAATGCAAAAACCTATATCAATAAGATCAAAGAGCTTACTCAGGATCTTCCTAATGATAAAGGCTTTGTCTATTTTCAGGATGAAGCAGGCCGTATTATTTTCTCGGATTATGTTCAGGATATCAACAAGTTTTCCAAAAAGGTTTTCAATTCCAAATCGAAGAAATGGGAGAATATTCAAAAAGAGGTTGAGCAGATTAATTTTGAACTTACAGGAACAGATATTATTGCAAAGCTGATTTTGAATTCAAAGAATATTAAAAAGAAAGAAGTACTGCCTTTCGGGCTTTATTTCAGGAATAATAAATATGTTGTTGAAAAAAACACGCTCAATAAAACAGAAAAACCGGGCTTGAAATTCAGATCATTTACCCAGGGAACAAAAGCGGTTCAATTTATTGGTTTGCAGGAGGAGTTTAATGATTATACGGCGTTGAAGCAGAAAATTGAATTCAGAAAAAGAAATGAACTGTGGCTGGGGCCGGGAAGAAAATTGGGTGAAAAATTATTTTTAATCATCGAAAACGGAAAAGTGATTTCATTTGGTTTTTATGAACTGTTCACGCAGATTCAGACTCTCAGTAAGCTGGCTAAATTAAAAATTGATCTTCCGTTATCTTCTGCAGATTTGAATAATGAATTGCAGCTGGCACTGCTTCGAGGCGACTTTGAGACGCTGCCGTTGCCAAAATAA
- a CDS encoding helicase HerA-like domain-containing protein: protein MADKTQFIEELNARYTPKGEHIILGKGMLDGEVVTEVNVTIPLKTINRHGLIAGATGTGKTKTLQVFAEQLSHAGIPSLVLDIKGDFSGIAEAGQMNPIIEERYAKTQLPYNPQGFPVELMSISGGEGVKLRATVTEFGPVLLSKILELNDTQQSIMSIVFKYCDDKGLPLIDLNDLKKVLQYVTDNAQGKAELAANYGSIAPASLGTILRSIVALEQQGAAGFFGELSFDVQDLLETRDGKGVVNILRVSDIQNKPQLFSTFMLSLFAEIYMTFPEEGDSGKPKLVLFIDEAHLIFDEASKALLSQIETMVKLIRSKGVGIYFITQIPGDVPENVLSQLGLKIQHALRGFTAKDKKEISKAVENYPTTEYYNASSLIQNLGIGEAFVTALDEKGIPTPLVHTYLISPESRMDVLSEAEISDLTGKSAMVAKYEQAIDRESAYEMLTNRMEQAAQNPTPAQKTRPVKEEPGMFEQVLQSKAGRTFTNTLMREGAKAILGMFGLGGRRR, encoded by the coding sequence ATGGCAGACAAAACACAATTTATTGAAGAACTCAACGCTAGATACACTCCAAAAGGAGAACATATTATATTAGGAAAAGGAATGCTGGATGGAGAAGTTGTTACAGAAGTAAATGTAACCATTCCCTTGAAAACAATTAACCGTCATGGTCTGATTGCCGGAGCCACGGGTACTGGTAAAACAAAGACATTGCAGGTGTTTGCAGAGCAGCTTTCCCATGCGGGAATTCCTTCTTTGGTTCTTGATATTAAAGGAGATTTCTCCGGGATTGCAGAAGCAGGCCAGATGAATCCTATCATTGAAGAAAGATATGCTAAAACACAGCTTCCTTATAATCCACAGGGTTTTCCCGTAGAACTGATGAGTATTTCCGGTGGTGAAGGTGTAAAATTGAGAGCTACCGTTACGGAATTTGGACCCGTTTTGCTAAGTAAAATCCTTGAACTTAATGATACTCAGCAAAGCATTATGTCTATTGTCTTCAAATACTGTGATGATAAAGGCCTTCCCTTGATTGACCTTAATGATTTGAAGAAAGTCCTGCAATATGTGACGGATAATGCACAAGGAAAAGCTGAGCTTGCAGCAAATTACGGATCTATTGCGCCAGCATCTTTAGGAACAATTTTAAGATCTATCGTTGCTTTAGAACAGCAGGGAGCAGCAGGCTTCTTTGGTGAATTAAGCTTTGATGTTCAGGATTTACTGGAAACAAGAGATGGAAAAGGAGTAGTCAATATTTTAAGAGTATCTGACATTCAGAATAAACCACAGCTTTTCTCAACCTTTATGCTTTCACTTTTTGCTGAAATTTATATGACATTTCCGGAAGAAGGAGATAGCGGTAAACCAAAGCTTGTATTATTCATAGATGAGGCACACCTGATTTTTGACGAAGCTTCCAAAGCACTTCTTTCACAGATTGAAACGATGGTAAAGCTAATTCGTTCCAAAGGGGTTGGGATCTATTTCATTACCCAGATTCCGGGAGATGTTCCTGAAAATGTGCTTTCTCAATTAGGATTAAAAATCCAGCATGCATTGAGAGGTTTTACAGCAAAAGATAAAAAAGAAATTTCCAAAGCTGTTGAAAACTATCCTACTACAGAATACTATAATGCTTCCAGCCTGATCCAGAACTTAGGAATTGGGGAAGCATTTGTTACCGCTCTGGATGAAAAAGGAATACCTACTCCATTAGTACATACTTATCTGATCTCTCCGGAATCAAGAATGGATGTTCTGAGTGAAGCGGAAATCTCTGATCTGACAGGTAAATCAGCAATGGTTGCAAAATACGAGCAGGCTATTGACAGAGAATCCGCTTACGAAATGCTGACCAACAGAATGGAGCAGGCGGCACAAAATCCCACTCCTGCACAAAAAACAAGACCTGTGAAAGAAGAGCCGGGAATGTTTGAACAGGTGTTACAGAGTAAAGCCGGCCGTACTTTTACCAATACATTAATGAGAGAAGGAGCAAAAGCTATTCTCGGAATGTTTGGTTTGGGAGGCAGAAGAAGATAA
- a CDS encoding MBL fold metallo-hydrolase, giving the protein MKIEQIYTGCLAQGAYYIVSENEAVIIDPLREVKPYLDRLEKDNVTLKYIFETHFHADFVSGHLDLSKKTGAPIVYGPTAAPEFEAIIAEDNQIFEIGKVKIKVMHTPGHTMESSTYLLIDENGVEKAIFTGDTLFLGDVGRPDLAQKATNLTQEDLAGILYDSLQNKIMPLDDSITVYPAHGAGSACGKNMQKETVDILGNQKKTNYALNQPDKASFIREVLDGLTAPPKYFGMNVALNKSGYESLDVVMNKGLQPVAPEDFEALAEETGALILDTRGAADFHKGFVPNSINIGLKGDFAPWVGNLIVDVKHPLLLVTDEGTEEEVITRLSRVGFDNVVGYLKGSFEAWKNAGKETDEIKRITPAEFAEQFTEDAKVIDVRKLTEYSAEHIDNAYNKPLDAISDWARTIDDSEHFFLHCAGGYRSMIAASILNSHGIRNFTEIEGGFNGIKKTEKFPTTDFVCQSKTS; this is encoded by the coding sequence ATGAAAATTGAACAAATATATACGGGCTGTCTGGCTCAGGGTGCCTATTATATTGTATCAGAGAATGAAGCTGTCATTATAGATCCACTAAGAGAAGTAAAACCTTATCTTGACCGTCTGGAAAAAGACAATGTCACTTTAAAATATATTTTTGAAACTCACTTCCACGCTGATTTTGTATCCGGACATTTGGATCTAAGCAAAAAAACAGGTGCTCCTATTGTATACGGACCTACTGCTGCTCCTGAATTTGAAGCAATTATTGCTGAAGACAACCAGATTTTTGAAATCGGAAAGGTAAAAATAAAGGTAATGCATACGCCGGGACACACGATGGAAAGCAGCACTTATCTTTTAATCGATGAAAATGGTGTTGAAAAGGCAATTTTCACGGGTGACACCCTGTTTTTAGGTGATGTCGGAAGACCGGACCTTGCCCAGAAGGCCACTAATCTTACCCAGGAAGACCTTGCAGGAATTCTGTACGACAGTCTTCAGAACAAAATCATGCCATTGGATGACAGCATCACTGTTTATCCTGCTCATGGCGCAGGTTCTGCCTGTGGAAAAAATATGCAGAAGGAAACAGTGGATATTCTGGGAAACCAAAAGAAAACGAATTATGCGCTTAATCAACCAGACAAAGCATCTTTTATCAGAGAGGTTCTTGACGGTTTAACAGCACCACCGAAGTATTTCGGAATGAATGTCGCATTAAACAAAAGCGGATATGAAAGTCTGGACGTTGTAATGAACAAAGGATTACAGCCTGTAGCACCGGAAGATTTTGAAGCATTGGCTGAAGAAACCGGAGCATTAATTTTAGACACAAGAGGAGCGGCGGACTTCCATAAAGGATTTGTCCCAAACTCTATCAACATAGGATTGAAAGGTGATTTTGCCCCATGGGTAGGAAACCTTATCGTGGATGTAAAGCACCCTTTATTACTGGTAACAGATGAAGGGACTGAAGAAGAAGTAATTACAAGACTAAGCAGAGTTGGTTTTGATAATGTAGTAGGATATCTGAAAGGAAGTTTTGAAGCCTGGAAAAATGCAGGTAAGGAAACCGATGAGATCAAAAGAATCACTCCAGCTGAATTTGCTGAGCAGTTTACAGAAGATGCAAAAGTAATTGATGTAAGAAAACTGACTGAATATTCTGCAGAACATATTGATAATGCGTACAACAAGCCATTAGATGCAATCAGTGATTGGGCTCGCACGATTGATGATTCAGAACACTTTTTCCTTCACTGTGCAGGCGGATATAGAAGCATGATTGCAGCAAGCATCCTTAACTCACACGGAATCAGAAACTTCACTGAAATAGAAGGAGGTTTTAACGGTATAAAAAAGACCGAAAAATTCCCGACTACAGATTTTGTATGCCAATCCAAAACGTCGTAA
- a CDS encoding thioredoxin family protein, whose amino-acid sequence MSQKFQEIIDSERPVLIDFFATWCQPCKVQSSVLNTVKENIGEGARIIKVDVDQYPALAAQYGVRGVPTLAIFKKGEMLWKESGVHDVNTLTHLLQQYV is encoded by the coding sequence ATGTCACAAAAATTTCAGGAAATCATTGATTCCGAAAGGCCGGTACTTATTGATTTTTTCGCAACATGGTGCCAACCCTGTAAAGTACAGTCTTCGGTATTAAATACCGTAAAAGAAAATATTGGCGAAGGAGCCAGAATTATAAAGGTAGATGTAGATCAATATCCTGCATTAGCAGCTCAGTATGGAGTTCGTGGAGTTCCTACTCTGGCGATCTTCAAAAAAGGAGAAATGCTATGGAAAGAAAGTGGAGTGCATGATGTGAATACATTAACCCATCTTCTCCAACAATATGTTTAG